From Pseudomonas sp. LS1212, the proteins below share one genomic window:
- the maiA gene encoding maleylacetoacetate isomerase: MELYTYYRSTSSYRVRIALALKGLDYQSIPVNLLKGEHRQADFLALNPQGRVPALRVEEGDLLVQSPAIIEYLEERYPQPALLATDPLQRAHARSVAALIGCDIHPLHNVSVLNQLRQLGHDENQVTQWIGHWISQGLAAVEQLIGDSGYCFGDAPGLADVYLIPQLYAAERFNISLEAYPRIRRVAALAGQHPAFVRAHPANQPDTPVAPA; the protein is encoded by the coding sequence ATGGAGCTCTACACCTACTACCGTTCGACTTCGTCTTACCGGGTGCGCATTGCCCTGGCCCTCAAGGGCCTCGACTATCAGTCGATCCCGGTCAACCTGCTCAAGGGTGAACATCGGCAGGCGGACTTCCTCGCCCTCAATCCACAGGGCCGCGTGCCGGCCCTGCGGGTCGAGGAGGGTGACCTGCTGGTGCAATCGCCGGCGATCATCGAGTACCTGGAAGAGCGCTATCCGCAGCCGGCACTGCTGGCGACCGATCCGCTGCAGCGGGCCCATGCCCGCAGCGTGGCGGCGCTGATCGGTTGCGATATCCATCCGCTGCACAACGTCAGCGTGCTCAACCAACTGCGTCAGCTGGGGCATGATGAAAACCAGGTGACTCAGTGGATCGGTCACTGGATCAGCCAAGGGCTGGCGGCGGTCGAGCAACTGATTGGCGACAGCGGTTATTGCTTCGGCGATGCACCGGGGCTGGCGGATGTCTACCTGATTCCGCAATTGTATGCGGCAGAGCGCTTCAATATTTCCCTTGAAGCCTACCCGCGTATCCGCCGGGTGGCGGCGCTGGCCGGGCAACATCCGGCGTTTGTCCGGGCACATCCGGCGAATCAGCCTGATACGCCTGTGGCGCCTGCCTAG
- a CDS encoding SirB1 family protein, with the protein MSPRQACLACLQRNPAATFEAALWVAAEHDASVQPEQILRDLNDLQLQVSASLPMLPVSELAQPLLRRMTSLGFQQDEFHPLRPHAALLDKVLQRRRGQPLALALIALELARRLAIPLVGVNFPGHFLLKVPGADHHLDPCGGRRLYPADCRELLGRQFGPQIQLTAEHLLEATPLQMLQRLSRNLRQLHTSHDNDLSALKDADRVMDLGPANASDYLARAVIYQRLDCPQAERFDLEHALLLSDDPIQRLRLTERLGQLAVPRPSMH; encoded by the coding sequence ATGAGCCCACGCCAAGCCTGCCTTGCTTGCCTGCAGCGTAACCCCGCAGCCACGTTCGAGGCGGCGTTGTGGGTCGCTGCCGAACACGATGCGAGCGTGCAGCCTGAGCAAATCTTGCGTGATCTCAACGACTTGCAGCTGCAGGTCAGCGCCAGCTTGCCCATGCTGCCGGTGAGCGAACTGGCACAACCCCTGTTGCGGCGCATGACTTCATTGGGCTTTCAGCAGGATGAGTTCCATCCGCTGCGCCCGCACGCAGCCTTGCTCGACAAGGTGTTGCAGCGTCGGCGCGGGCAACCGTTGGCCCTGGCGTTGATTGCCCTGGAGTTGGCAAGGCGACTGGCGATCCCGCTGGTGGGCGTGAACTTCCCCGGGCACTTCTTATTGAAGGTTCCTGGCGCCGATCATCACCTGGACCCCTGCGGCGGACGCCGCCTGTATCCCGCCGACTGCCGCGAATTGCTCGGCAGGCAGTTCGGTCCGCAGATCCAGTTGACCGCCGAGCACCTGCTCGAGGCCACGCCCTTGCAGATGCTCCAGCGCCTGTCGCGCAACCTGAGGCAACTGCACACCAGCCACGATAACGACCTGTCCGCCCTCAAGGACGCCGATCGCGTCATGGACCTGGGCCCGGCCAATGCCAGTGACTACCTGGCACGCGCGGTGATCTACCAGCGCCTGGACTGCCCCCAGGCCGAACGCTTCGACCTGGAGCATGCGCTGTTGCTCAGCGACGACCCGATCCAGCGCTTGCGCCTGACCGAACGGCTCGGCCAGCTGGCGGTGCCGAGGCCGTCGATGCATTGA
- a CDS encoding Glu/Leu/Phe/Val dehydrogenase dimerization domain-containing protein produces the protein MFALMQSTRTQSLHLTVDAATGLKAVIAIHSDRVGPALGGCRYLAYPDDESAMIDAIRLAQGMSYKAALAGLPLGGGKAVIIRNPHVENRAALFEAFGRFIESLEGRYITAIDSGTSTVDMDCIALSTQHVTSTTAAGDPSPHTAMGVFAGIRATSMARLGSDNLEGLRVAVQGLGNVGYALAEQLHAAGAELLVSDYDSGRVQLAMEQFGAHPVASEALISTPCDIFAPCGLGSILNCQSVNQLRCAAVAGSANNQLTNLQAADQLEARGILYAPDYIINSGGLIYVALKHRGEDLGTITAHLARIPLRLTEVFAHAQAEKRSPARVAESLAERLVYQKGV, from the coding sequence ATGTTCGCTCTCATGCAAAGCACTCGCACACAATCACTGCACCTGACCGTCGACGCGGCGACCGGGTTGAAGGCCGTTATTGCCATTCACAGCGATCGCGTCGGGCCGGCGTTGGGTGGCTGTCGCTACCTGGCCTACCCGGACGACGAGAGCGCGATGATCGATGCGATCCGTCTGGCCCAGGGCATGAGCTACAAGGCTGCCCTGGCGGGGTTGCCGCTGGGCGGCGGCAAGGCGGTGATCATTCGAAATCCCCATGTGGAAAACCGCGCGGCACTGTTCGAAGCCTTCGGCCGGTTCATTGAAAGCCTCGAGGGACGCTATATCACTGCGATCGACAGCGGCACCTCGACCGTCGACATGGATTGCATCGCCCTGTCCACCCAGCACGTGACCAGCACTACCGCTGCCGGCGATCCCTCGCCGCACACGGCCATGGGGGTGTTCGCCGGTATTCGCGCGACCTCCATGGCACGCCTGGGCAGCGACAACCTCGAAGGTCTGCGCGTGGCCGTACAAGGGCTGGGTAACGTTGGCTACGCCCTGGCCGAACAATTGCACGCCGCCGGTGCCGAGTTGCTGGTCAGCGATTACGATTCGGGGCGCGTGCAACTGGCGATGGAGCAATTTGGCGCTCATCCGGTGGCCAGCGAGGCGCTGATCAGTACGCCGTGCGACATCTTCGCGCCCTGTGGCCTGGGGTCGATCCTCAATTGCCAGAGTGTCAACCAGCTGCGTTGCGCCGCGGTGGCTGGCTCGGCCAACAACCAACTGACCAATTTGCAGGCCGCCGACCAGCTGGAGGCACGCGGCATCCTCTATGCCCCGGACTATATAATCAACTCCGGCGGGCTGATCTATGTGGCGTTGAAACACCGGGGCGAAGACCTTGGGACGATAACGGCGCACCTGGCTCGGATTCCTCTGCGCCTGACCGAAGTTTTTGCTCACGCTCAAGCCGAAAAGCGCTCTCCGGCGCGGGTAGCCGAGAGCCTGGCCGAGCGGCTGGTTTACCAGAAAGGAGTGTAA
- the pdhA gene encoding pyruvate dehydrogenase (acetyl-transferring) E1 component subunit alpha gives MTAKKIELPYTRYLSPDGHLIGELPGWADDFNLLTRLYRQMVLTRLFDQKAVALQRTGRIGTYAPTLGQEAIGVAIGFLMQPEDVLVPYYRDTAVQVVRGVRMEEILLYWGGDERGSDFAEPGVAQDFPICVPIATQALHACGVASAFKIRGEHRVVVTTCGDGATSKGDFLEALNVAGVWQLPVVFVINNNQWAISVPRRIQCGAPTLAQKAIGAGFHGEQVDGNDMLAVYDRMQVALERSRQGKGPVLLECVSYRLGDHTTADDATRYRPAEEVKHAWEEEPIKRLQSFMASQGVWDEGREQALIAECQAKVQQAVDNFEGAGLQKPESIIDHVYARWPKALAEQREEILERATRHEGGRAHGQ, from the coding sequence ATGACTGCCAAGAAAATCGAGCTTCCCTATACCCGCTACCTTTCCCCGGATGGACACCTGATCGGTGAATTGCCCGGTTGGGCCGACGACTTCAACCTGCTCACTCGCCTTTACCGGCAGATGGTCCTGACCCGCCTCTTCGACCAGAAAGCCGTGGCCCTGCAACGCACTGGACGCATCGGTACCTATGCGCCGACCCTGGGGCAGGAGGCAATCGGCGTCGCGATCGGCTTCCTGATGCAACCTGAAGATGTGCTGGTGCCGTATTACCGCGACACCGCCGTGCAAGTGGTGCGCGGCGTGCGCATGGAAGAGATCCTGCTGTATTGGGGCGGAGACGAGCGCGGCAGCGATTTCGCCGAGCCGGGTGTGGCCCAGGACTTTCCCATTTGTGTGCCGATCGCCACCCAGGCCTTGCATGCCTGTGGGGTGGCGAGTGCCTTCAAGATCCGTGGCGAGCATCGGGTCGTGGTGACGACCTGCGGGGATGGTGCGACCAGCAAGGGCGACTTCCTCGAAGCACTCAACGTCGCCGGTGTCTGGCAGTTGCCGGTGGTGTTCGTGATCAACAACAACCAGTGGGCCATTTCGGTCCCCCGGCGGATTCAATGCGGCGCGCCGACCCTGGCGCAGAAAGCCATCGGTGCGGGGTTCCATGGCGAGCAGGTCGATGGCAACGACATGCTTGCCGTTTACGATCGCATGCAGGTAGCGCTGGAGCGGTCCCGGCAGGGCAAGGGGCCGGTTCTGCTCGAATGCGTGAGCTATCGCTTGGGCGACCACACCACGGCCGACGATGCCACGCGCTATCGCCCGGCCGAAGAGGTCAAGCACGCCTGGGAGGAGGAGCCGATCAAGCGCCTGCAGTCGTTCATGGCCAGCCAGGGTGTCTGGGATGAGGGTCGCGAGCAGGCGCTGATCGCCGAATGCCAGGCCAAGGTCCAGCAGGCGGTGGATAACTTCGAAGGAGCCGGTTTGCAGAAGCCCGAATCGATCATCGACCATGTCTATGCCCGCTGGCCGAAGGCTTTGGCCGAGCAGCGCGAGGAAATCCTCGAACGGGCAACCCGCCACGAAGGAGGCCGCGCCCATGGCCAATGA